The proteins below are encoded in one region of Fibrella aestuarina BUZ 2:
- a CDS encoding DMT family transporter — MLWASASVATKFGVQSVAPLVLATVRFLIAGSGMLLFAYGIQRGNPLPKGIEWRRLTIFSFLNTALYLGLFVLALKQVSAGIGSLSTATNPLFITLLSAIWLRRPLRWQEGAGLLLGLLGVVVATIPLLEQAYATVDGLLILLGSMISVSAATVYYARYEWALPTLVINGWQVLLAGFMLLPITLLTTDLSTSQFDVRFWASVGWLIGPVSVVALQLWFGLVRVDAVRASLWLFLCPVFGFIYSALFTGEPITLYTLAGTLLVIAGLWMGRK; from the coding sequence ATGTTATGGGCCTCTGCGTCGGTAGCCACGAAGTTCGGGGTGCAGTCGGTGGCGCCACTGGTGCTGGCCACCGTTCGCTTTCTGATTGCCGGGAGTGGGATGCTGCTGTTTGCGTACGGGATTCAGCGCGGCAATCCACTGCCTAAGGGCATTGAATGGCGGCGGCTGACGATCTTTTCCTTCCTCAATACGGCCCTGTATCTGGGGCTGTTTGTACTGGCCTTGAAGCAGGTATCGGCGGGAATCGGTAGTCTCTCTACGGCCACCAATCCGCTGTTTATCACGCTGCTGTCGGCGATCTGGCTGCGGCGACCCCTGCGTTGGCAGGAAGGCGCGGGCCTGCTGCTGGGCCTGCTCGGCGTGGTGGTGGCCACGATTCCGCTGCTGGAGCAGGCCTACGCCACCGTCGACGGCCTGCTGATCTTGCTGGGAAGCATGATTTCGGTCTCCGCCGCAACTGTTTATTACGCCCGCTACGAATGGGCGCTGCCGACGCTGGTAATCAACGGCTGGCAGGTGCTGCTTGCCGGGTTCATGCTGCTACCCATCACCCTGCTCACCACTGACCTCTCGACGTCGCAGTTCGACGTACGCTTCTGGGCATCGGTCGGCTGGCTCATCGGGCCCGTCTCGGTGGTGGCGCTGCAACTCTGGTTCGGGCTGGTGCGGGTCGATGCCGTCCGGGCGTCGCTGTGGCTATTTCTTTGCCCCGTATTTGGCTTTATCTACTCGGCCCTGTTTACGGGCGAGCCCATCACCCTCTACACGCTGGCGGGTACGTTGCTCGTCATCGCCGGCCTCTGGATGGGGAGGAAATGA